In Zingiber officinale cultivar Zhangliang chromosome 1A, Zo_v1.1, whole genome shotgun sequence, a genomic segment contains:
- the LOC122038028 gene encoding porphobilinogen deaminase, chloroplastic-like isoform X1, translated as MLLTIAQGAIGIACRGVDDKMANCIASLNHHYTQLADVCERAFLETLDWSCRTPIAGHAHRDTDGYCVLRCLINSSDGKRALETSKKGLYALDDMVAMGKDIGRVTFKSLPGFLQLASRLNHAGAVFLIPVSSDILNYSLTPLLIKKFEMDA; from the exons ATGCTTCTAACAATTGCTCAAGGTGCTATTGGAATTGCTTGTAGAGGCGTTGATGATAAAATG GCTAACTGTATAGCTTCGTTGAACCATCATTATACTCAATTAGCTGATGTTTGTGAAAGGGCATTTCTTGAGACACTTGATTGGTCTTGTCGTACACCAATTGCTGGCCACGCTCATCGTGATACTGATGGATATTGTGTTCTAAGGTGTTTGATCAATTCATCTGATGGAAAACGAG CACTAGAGACTTCGAAAAAAGGCTTATATGCTCTTGATGATATGGTGGCAATGGGAAAAGACATAGGCAGAGTTACTTTCAAGAGCTTGCCTGGGTTTCTTCAATTG GCCTCAAGATTAAACCACGCAGGAGCTGTATTCCTAATTCCTGTATCATCTGACATCTTAAACTATTCTCTTACTCCTCTTCTAATAAAGAAGTTTGAGATGGATGCATGA
- the LOC122038025 gene encoding stress-related protein-like isoform X1, whose amino-acid sequence MADDESVPEIAQTEPYDQAPVNNDGLRYLEFFHVAAIQAVLFIARVYAFAKESSGPLKPGVQTVESTVKAVVGPVYDKFHDVPFDLLKFVDQKVGESVEKLDHRIPPSFKEASAVARSAAGEVQRTGLVNSATGLARSVYTKYEPAAEQIAVSLWRLLNRLPLVSQAAHAVLPAAAQLTEKYNQGVSYSSEKGYAFSAYLPLVPTERIIRVFSGDAVAQ is encoded by the exons ATGGCCGATGATGAATCCGTCCCTGAAATCGCTCAAACTGAGCCATAT GATCAGGCGCCGGTGAACAATGATGGCCTGAGATATCTGGAGTTCTTTCATGTGGCGGCAATCCAGGCGGTACTCTTCATCGCGAGGGTCTATGCTTTCGCCAAAGAGAGCTCGGGGCCTCTGAAGCCTGGTGTGCAGACTGTCGAGAGCACAGTGAAAGCGGTTGTTGGACCTGTTTACGACAAGTTTCATGACGTCCCTTTCGATCTCCTCAAGTTCGTTGATCAAAAG GTTGGAGAATCGGTTGAAAAGTTGGACCACCGCATTCCCCCTTCGTTCAAGGAAGCTTCAGCAGTGGCCCGGTCGGCCGCTGGCGAGGTCCAGCGCACCGGCCTAGTAAATTCTGCGACAGGTCTCGCTCGCTCCGTGTACACCAAGTACGAGCCGGCTGCGGAGCAAATCGCAGTCTCACTCTGGCGGTTGCTGAACCGCCTGCCCCTTGTCTCGCAGGCGGCCCACGCCGTCCTCCCCGCCGCTGCCCAACTCACCGAGAAGTACAACCAAGGCGTCTCTTACTCCTCCGAGAAGGGTTACGCCTTCTCCGCCTATCTCCCCCTCGTTCCAACGGAGCGTATCATCCGCGTCTTCTCTGGAGATGCCGTTGCGCAGTGA
- the LOC122038028 gene encoding porphobilinogen deaminase, chloroplastic-like isoform X2, whose protein sequence is MRYTMGIDISLIVNQANCIASLNHHYTQLADVCERAFLETLDWSCRTPIAGHAHRDTDGYCVLRCLINSSDGKRALETSKKGLYALDDMVAMGKDIGRVTFKSLPGFLQLASRLNHAGAVFLIPVSSDILNYSLTPLLIKKFEMDA, encoded by the exons ATGCGATATACAATGGGCATTGACATTTCTTTGATTGTGAATCAGGCTAACTGTATAGCTTCGTTGAACCATCATTATACTCAATTAGCTGATGTTTGTGAAAGGGCATTTCTTGAGACACTTGATTGGTCTTGTCGTACACCAATTGCTGGCCACGCTCATCGTGATACTGATGGATATTGTGTTCTAAGGTGTTTGATCAATTCATCTGATGGAAAACGAG CACTAGAGACTTCGAAAAAAGGCTTATATGCTCTTGATGATATGGTGGCAATGGGAAAAGACATAGGCAGAGTTACTTTCAAGAGCTTGCCTGGGTTTCTTCAATTG GCCTCAAGATTAAACCACGCAGGAGCTGTATTCCTAATTCCTGTATCATCTGACATCTTAAACTATTCTCTTACTCCTCTTCTAATAAAGAAGTTTGAGATGGATGCATGA
- the LOC122038030 gene encoding protein NOI4-like, which produces MDSDKGQPLPKFGEWDVNNPASAEGFTVIFNKARDEKKTGGNSGATPSRNEGGSLQQDDAGYQYPSKTRKWFCCG; this is translated from the exons GATAAGGGGCAGCCACTTCCTAAGTTCGGGGAGTGGGATGTGAACAATCCCGCATCTGCTGAAGGTTTCACCGTCATATTCAACAAAGCTCGGGACGAAAAGAAGACAGGCGGTAACTCCGGTGCAACTCCATCAAGAAACGAGGGAGGCAGTTTACAACAGGATGATGCCGGTTATCAGTATCCTTCAAAAACT CGCAAATGGTTTTGCTGTGGCTGA
- the LOC122038028 gene encoding porphobilinogen deaminase, chloroplastic-like isoform X3, producing MKANCIASLNHHYTQLADVCERAFLETLDWSCRTPIAGHAHRDTDGYCVLRCLINSSDGKRALETSKKGLYALDDMVAMGKDIGRVTFKSLPGFLQLASRLNHAGAVFLIPVSSDILNYSLTPLLIKKFEMDA from the exons ATGAAG GCTAACTGTATAGCTTCGTTGAACCATCATTATACTCAATTAGCTGATGTTTGTGAAAGGGCATTTCTTGAGACACTTGATTGGTCTTGTCGTACACCAATTGCTGGCCACGCTCATCGTGATACTGATGGATATTGTGTTCTAAGGTGTTTGATCAATTCATCTGATGGAAAACGAG CACTAGAGACTTCGAAAAAAGGCTTATATGCTCTTGATGATATGGTGGCAATGGGAAAAGACATAGGCAGAGTTACTTTCAAGAGCTTGCCTGGGTTTCTTCAATTG GCCTCAAGATTAAACCACGCAGGAGCTGTATTCCTAATTCCTGTATCATCTGACATCTTAAACTATTCTCTTACTCCTCTTCTAATAAAGAAGTTTGAGATGGATGCATGA
- the LOC122038027 gene encoding mitochondrial substrate carrier family protein ucpB-like gives MMGGGEKKRSDLTLSYAANHFSTSGASVAVATTVTHPFDVVKVRLQMQLAGQRGPLVGMGTIFSQMVKNEGPRSLYLGLGPAVTRSLIYGGLRLGLYEPSKYVLDHLIGSTNIIVKIASGAFSGAIATGLTNPMEVLKVRLQMNSSSQMGPLREIHRIVSHEGLKAFWKGVGPAMARASCLTASQMATYDESKQALLKWSPLEEGFGLHLISSCIAGTVGTLVTAPVDMIKTRLMLQRETSGARTYRNTLHCGYQVVVTEGFGALYKGGFATFARLGPQTAITFIVYEKLRELAGMRAIG, from the exons ATGATGGGAGGGGGCGAGAAGAAGAGGTCTGATTTGACGCTATCCTATGCCGCGAATCACTTCTCTACCAGCGGGGCTTCTGTTGCCGTTGCTACAACCGTCACGCATCCCTTTG ATGTTGTCAAAGTTAGACTCCAAATGCAGCTGGCTGGTCAAAGAGGACCTTTGGTTGGGATG GGAACAATATTTTCTCAAATGGTGAAAAATGAAGGACCTAGATCACTGTATTTGGGACTTGGACCTGCGGTAACTAGGTCTCTAATTTATGGAGGTCTTCGATTAGGCTTATATGAACCCTCAAAGTATGTTTTAGATCACCTAATTGGTTCAACTAACATCATAGTGAAAATTGCATCTGGGGCATTCTCAGGAGCAATTGCTACCGGATTAACAAATCCAATGGAAGTTTTGAAG GTAAGGTTGCAAATGAACTCTAGCTCGCAAATGGGACCCCTTAGGGAGATCCACAGAATTGTTTCACATGAGGGTCTGAAGGCATTTTGGAAAGGAGTTGGTCCTGCAATGGCTAGAGCTAGTTGTCTGACAGCTTCACAGATGGCAACTTATGATGAATCAAAGCAG GCTCTACTCAAGTGGTCTCCTCTTGAAGAAGGTTTTGGTCTACATCTCAT CTCAAGTTGCATAGCTGGAACCGTGGGAACTCTTGTAACTGCACCAGTTGACATGATTAAAACTCGTTTAATGTTACAGCGAGAAACCAGTGGTGCCAGAACTTACAGAAATACACTTCACTGTGGTTATCAG GTAGTGGTTACTGAAGGATTTGGAGCACTGTACAAAGG GGGGTTTGCAACTTTTGCACGATTAGGACCGCAGACTGCAATCACGTTCATTGTTTATGAGAAGCTACGTGAACTGGCGGGAATGAGGGCAATCGGATGA
- the LOC122038025 gene encoding stress-related protein-like isoform X2: MADDESVPEIAQTEPYAPVNNDGLRYLEFFHVAAIQAVLFIARVYAFAKESSGPLKPGVQTVESTVKAVVGPVYDKFHDVPFDLLKFVDQKVGESVEKLDHRIPPSFKEASAVARSAAGEVQRTGLVNSATGLARSVYTKYEPAAEQIAVSLWRLLNRLPLVSQAAHAVLPAAAQLTEKYNQGVSYSSEKGYAFSAYLPLVPTERIIRVFSGDAVAQ, from the exons ATGGCCGATGATGAATCCGTCCCTGAAATCGCTCAAACTGAGCCATAT GCGCCGGTGAACAATGATGGCCTGAGATATCTGGAGTTCTTTCATGTGGCGGCAATCCAGGCGGTACTCTTCATCGCGAGGGTCTATGCTTTCGCCAAAGAGAGCTCGGGGCCTCTGAAGCCTGGTGTGCAGACTGTCGAGAGCACAGTGAAAGCGGTTGTTGGACCTGTTTACGACAAGTTTCATGACGTCCCTTTCGATCTCCTCAAGTTCGTTGATCAAAAG GTTGGAGAATCGGTTGAAAAGTTGGACCACCGCATTCCCCCTTCGTTCAAGGAAGCTTCAGCAGTGGCCCGGTCGGCCGCTGGCGAGGTCCAGCGCACCGGCCTAGTAAATTCTGCGACAGGTCTCGCTCGCTCCGTGTACACCAAGTACGAGCCGGCTGCGGAGCAAATCGCAGTCTCACTCTGGCGGTTGCTGAACCGCCTGCCCCTTGTCTCGCAGGCGGCCCACGCCGTCCTCCCCGCCGCTGCCCAACTCACCGAGAAGTACAACCAAGGCGTCTCTTACTCCTCCGAGAAGGGTTACGCCTTCTCCGCCTATCTCCCCCTCGTTCCAACGGAGCGTATCATCCGCGTCTTCTCTGGAGATGCCGTTGCGCAGTGA